A single window of Ictalurus furcatus strain D&B chromosome 3, Billie_1.0, whole genome shotgun sequence DNA harbors:
- the spag5 gene encoding sperm-associated antigen 5 → MSSIRAPHTVRCERAPLRDVQNERSAQQQTSSSVKVCEVQSDQKENLSENTPGTSITFTSFTCAGGEVEISDRSDLCDESVLIAHDSPRTLNNTTLTYENAEGEREDHPYCRHTTDRKQEDQKPSGDQTPSHTNSTDVTFKSFTCPGGEVEISGDESVVHDDSIVAREPDLDNLTQSFEDEVSEEHTGLPSRHFDHVYSNTQTSELRSGKMEENDGGGDDDVSVIPSISKNAPDVTFKSFTCPGGEVEIAEESLLQCEPLMKNESLNANDSEDSQNLESELFDEHTELPGHHFDHVYSNTQTSELRSGKMEENDGGGDDDDVSVIPSISKNTPDVTFKSFTCPGGEVEIAEESLVKNESLAQDESLVTKDSEVQNLQSETCDEHTELPSLHCDHPYCNDLTDSFPVRVNDSSVRSTVLDANTPEGVITTNDSYNALNGSTAAERRDDVTFRFSGAEVELENTYRMVDMSMLMKGLNSDDQAKSSPNSELSEHGGESLVTSEQDYRIYCPVVKHDPELTVSENEAHLSVHVSNPGGLESSESTMRIEGSESMKPEMMVLESSSDPTEVHHVESVQQRDLDQQTSARLEENVLTDENTRLRCDVEEVFSDQNGEIWSHSQSGVDSIPKNVGTAETQTVQNHNIISQNADAWTHADLELLRSESVDLEAQMKMWSHIVLSEPSTPKHSALGHLWIPESPIPPPQLHSTVLTAPLTPKPASDHELQSEKVVKDFSAVGKEPLQEQLRKMGELLIAASGKISAPAAVTPVQQHSACVWTTPTSQQERSTNTSAIMEERKEIHVSDACTSTDSLLWSVSRSNLECLTRSELEQKMISTLIMVEVLSQQLTSTQNLRGRTEPSPSSLRDRHVQTERTELSQTGPYRELYVSALERIRTLEIDQETFHNLHQAMQLMSNALVSIKSETEEVLCSMKELEGIVTDDQEIQSQQLGQMKALSARCMDTLRKMEQKNRVCVKDRDDMKQQKEEALEEKSTVLRVLEQLRVLHTTQVSDLQRNLGSHEELTDALTHTYPQLVELSRMHMDSVTEANTLLRETLEDHTHLSAELHKAQQLLQRTYPLLHQLQHKASGALLQSRKHQEERDRAVEDRQQMEQQLYDTHSSLQEAHQQIADLNTQITIMSSEMAVLREQLTEVEDERSQFQRKTTELSAIVSSTLASYAFLEQTLASETSKLQSSMHKTQEATERADSVQEALCVCERRVEELEQTLVQRENLISELSAETESQRLQLCRLAQVQTELSNVKEMSEFLQAENELTREQLAESEGLLRSHLQGLRERNLQCEDLRVELQQLRVEKECLQQELVSTRDKARLMLLDQGEQLAQATLDTSLLLQRVCVLINNTHTTDQRTSSDGTVQTDPTALPQPCSSFLNSVMNALTEEQPCVTAPPTETVSCVEEEDPIESMGSRSSAFTRIRPAELQNSNDDECSTTLLALLSSLGERVSELHSAIDQLKQHKDSEIHTLHKSIRDLQEEMEAQNNLHAAEGAELKQQVGRFKAQVEKDAQVLQQKAQDEKALMKLCSELEEKMEGAQKHRAENNELRREGADLRRALQQSQVEVQALRAELRSTGQSAASTKDLEDRIRLLREVEKLKASLLEVEESRSKLLDRAKRHQMVHAMNQSKLERELHLLDDMIEAVRKALSSVPDVVNSCPELQKLVEYLG, encoded by the exons ATGTCGAGTATCAGAGCCCCT cacaCAGTGAGGTGTGAGCGAGCTCCACTGCGTGATGTACAGAATGAGAGATCAGCGCAGCAGCAGACGTCGTCCAGTGTTAAAGTGTGTGAGGTGCAGTCTGATCAG AAGGAAAATCTCTCTGAAAACACACCTGGAACAAGCATCACGTTTACATCCTTCACATGCGCAGGGGGAGAGGTGGAGATCTCGGACAGATCCGATCTCTGCGACGAGTCCGTTCTAATCGCTCACGACTCTCCGCGCACTCTTAATAACACCACCCTGACGTACGAGAACGCCGAGGGCGAACGTGAGGATCATCCGTACTGCAGACACACCACCGACAGGAAGCAGGAGGACCAAAAACCCTCTGGAGATCAGACTCCGAGTCACACGAACTCTACAGACGTCACCTTCAAATCCTTCACCTGTCCCGGAGGAGAAGTCGAGATCTCGGGCGATGAATCGGTCGTACACGATGACTCGATTGTCGCTCGAGAGCCAGATTTGGATAATCTAACTCAGAGTTTTGAAGACGAGGTCTCTGAAGAACACACAGGGCTTCCCAGCCGCCATTTTGATCATGTGTATAGTAATACTCAAACGTCTGAGCTGAGATCTGGGAAAATGGAGGAgaatgatggtggtggtgatgatgatgtttctgTAATTCCATCCATCTCCAAAAATGCACCAGACGTCACCTTTAAATCCTTCACCTGTCCTGGAGGAGAAGTTGAAATTGCAGAAGAATCACTTCTGCAGTGTGAACCACTCATGAAGAATGAATCACTCAATGCTAACGATTCAGAAGATTCACAGAATCTGGAAAGTGAGCTCTTTGATGAACACACCGAGCTTCCTGGCCACCATTTTGATCATGTGTATAGTAATACTCAAACGTCTGAGCTGAGATCTGGGAAAATGGAGGAgaatgatggtggtggtgatgatgatgatgtttctgTAATTCCATCCATCTCCAAAAATACACCAGACGTCACCTTTAAATCCTTCACCTGTCCTGGAGGAGAAGTTGAAATTGCAGAAGAATCActtgtgaaaaatgaatcactCGCCCAGGATGAATCACTCGTCACTAAAGATTCAGAAGTGCAGAATCTCCAAAGTGAGACCTGTGATGAGCACACCGAGCTTCCCAGCCTCCATTGTGACCACCCGTACTGTAACGACTTAACAGATTCTTTTCCTGTACGAGTAAACGATTCTTCCGTGCGTTCCACCGTGTTAGATGCTAACACTCCGGAAGGAGTCATTACCACAAACGACTCTTATAACGCTCTAAACGGCTCCACTGCAGCAGAGAGACGAGATGACGTCACGTTTCGCTTCTCAGGAGCCGAAGTGGAGCTCGAGAACACATACAGAATGGTGGACATGTCCATGCTCATGAAGGGTTTAAACAGCGACGATCAGGCCAAGTCCTCACCTAACAGCGAGTTAAGCGAACATGGTGGAGAAAGTCTTGTCACTAGTGAACAAGATTACCGTATTTATTGCCCGGTTGTAAAACACGATCCAGAGTTGACGGTTTCTGAGAACGAAGCTCACCTCAGTGTGCACGTTTCCAACCCTGGGGGTTTGGAAAGCTCAGAAAGCACCATGAGGATTGAGGGATCAGAAAGTATGAAGCCTGAAATGATGGTACTCGAAAGTTCTTCAGACCCCACAGAGGTACACCATGTCGAATCTGTCCAGCAGCGAGATCTCGACCAGCAAACGTCCGCTCGTCTTGAAGAAAATGTGCTCACGGATGAAAACACGCGCCTCAGATGTGATGTTGAGGAAGTGTTTTCAGATCAGAATGGTGAGATATGGTCTCATTCCCAATCTGGTGTTGATAGTATTCctaagaatgttggtactgcAGAAACCCAGACTGTGCAGAACCACAACATAATCAGCCAAAATGCTGACGCGTGGACCCACGCCGATCTCGAACTCCTGCGTTCTGAAAGCGTGGATTTAGAAGCTCAGATGAAAATGTGGAGCCACATCGTTCTATCTGAACCTTCCACTCCTAAACATTCAGCACTCGGTCATCTCTGGATTCCAGAAAGTCCCATTCCTCCTCCGCAGCTGCACTCTACCGTACTTACCGCACCGCTAACTCCGAAACCCGCCTCCGATCACGAGCTGCAGAGCGAGAAGGTCGTGAAGGATTTCTCCGCAGTGGGAAAAGAACCTCTCCAAGAGCAGCTCAGGAAGATGGGTGAACTCCTGATCGCAGCCTCGGGGAAAATCTCCGCCCCGGCAGCCGTGACGCCGGTGCAGCAGCACAGCGCCTGTGTGTGGACCACGCCCACCTCGCAGCAGGAGCGCAGCACCAACACGTCCGCCATCATGGAGGAGAGGAAGGAGATCCACGTCTCGGACGCCTGCACTTCGACAGACTCTCTGCTCTGGAG TGTGAGTCGCAGTAATCTGGAGTGTTTGACTCGCTCTGAGCTGGAGCAGAAGATGATCTCCACCCTCATCATGGTGGAGGTTCTGTCTCAGCAGCTCACGTCGACCCAGAACCTCAGAGGCAGAACCGAGCCCAGCCCGTCCAGCCTGAGAGACCGCCACGTCCAGACGGAGCGCACCGAGCTCAGCCAG acggGGCCGTACAGAGAGCTGTATGTGAGCGCACTAGAAAGAATTCGAACTCTGGAGATCGACCAGGAAACTTTTCACAACTTACACCAGGCCATGCAGCTCATGAGCAACGCCTTG GTGAGTATTAAATCAGAAACGGAGGAGGTTCTCTGCAGCATGAAGGAGCTCGAAGGCATCGTTACTGACGATCAGGAAATCCAGTCCCAGCAG ctggggCAGATGAAAGCTCTCTCTGCTCGCTGTATGGACACGCTGAGGAAGATGGAGCAGAagaacagagtgtgtgtgaaggacAGAGATGATATGAAGCAGCAGAAGGAAGAAGCTCTGGAGGAGAAATCcacg gtgctgcGGGTGCTGGAGCAGTTGCGTGTCCTTCACACCACACAAGTGTCTGATCTCCAGCGTAACCTTGGATCCCATGAGGAACTGACAgatgcacttacacacacttacccacaGCTG GTGGAGCTGAGCAGGATGCACATGGACTCTGTGACTGAAGCCAACACACTGCTGAGAGAGACACTGgaggatcacacacacctgtcagcTGAG CTACACAAAGCTCAGCAGCTCCTCCAGAGGACGTATCCGTTACTGCACCAACTTCAGCACAAAGCATCAGGAGCTCTTCTGCAGAGCAGGAAACACCAGGAGGAGAGAGACCGGGCTGTAGAGGACCGACAACag ATGGAGCAGCAGTTATATGACACACACTCCAGCCTGCAGGAAGCCCATCAGCAGATTGCAGATCTCAACACACAGATAACCATCATGAGTTCAG AGATGGCGGTTCTGCGTGAGCAGCTGACTGAGGTAGAGGACGAGCGCTCTCAGTTCCAGAGGAAGACCACCGAGCTCTCTGCTATAGTTTCCTCTACTCTGGCTTCTTACGCTTTCCTGGAGCAAACACTCGCCTCTGAGACCAGCaa ATTGCAGAGCTCAATGCACAAAACTCAGGAGGCTACAGAGAGAGcagacag TGTCCAggaagctctgtgtgtgtgtgagaggagggTGGAGGAGTTGGAGCAGACGTTGGTGCAGAGAGAGAATCTTATTTCTGAACTCAGTGCTGAAACGGAGAGTCAGAGACTGCAGCTGTGCAGACTCGCACAGGTCCAAACTGAACTGTCTAACGTCAAGGAGATGagtgag ttcctACAGGCAGAGAATGAACTGACCCGAGAGCAGTTGGCTGAGAGTGAGGGATTGCTGCGTTCACACCTAcagggactgagagagagaaacctgcAGTGTGAGGACCTCCGAGTGGAGTTACAGCAGCTACg tgtggaGAAAGAGTGTTTGCAGCAGGAGCTGGTCAGTACGCGTGATAAAGCCCGGCTCATGCTGTTGGATCAGGGAGAGCAGCTGGCTCAGGCCACGCTGGACACGTCCCTACTgctgcagcgtgtgtgtgttctcatcaacaacacacacaccactgaccAGCGCAcg AGCAGTGATGGTACGGTCCAGACTGATCCTACAGCCCTCCCTCAGCCCTGCAGCTCCTTCCTTAACTCGGTCATGAACGCTCTGACTGAGGAGCAGCCATGTGTTACAGCGCCACCTACAGAAACAG taAGTTGTGTAGAGGAAGAGGACCCGATTGAGAGCATGGGCAGCAGGAGCAGTGCCTTCACTCGCATCAGACCTGCTGAACTCCAAAACAGTAACG atgaTGAGTGCAGTACCACTCTGTTGGCGTTGTTATCGTCTCTGGGTGAGCGTGTGTCTGAGCTCCACTCGGCCATCGATCAGCTGAAACAACACAAAGACTCTGAGATACACACTCTGCACAAGAGCAT TCGTGACCTGCAGGAGGAGATGGAGGCGCAGAATAACCTACATGCTGCAgagggggcggagcttaaacAGCAAGTGGGCCGGTTTAAAGCTCAGGTGGAGAAAGATGCACAGGTGCTGCAGCAGAaggcacag gatgagAAAGCTCTGATGAAGTTGTGTAGTGAGCTGGAGGAGAAGATGGAAGGAGCACAGAAACACCGAGCAGAGAACAAt gagctgCGTAGGGAGGGGGCGGATCTGCGCCGGGCGCTGCAGCAGTCTCAGGTGGAGGTGCAGGCTCTGAGGGCGGAGCTAAGATCCACAGGCCAATCAGCAGCCAGCACGAAAGACCTGGAGGACAGGATCCGCCTCCTGAGAGAG GTGGAGAAGCTGAAGGCCAGTCTTCTGGAGGTCGAGGAATCCAGATCCAAACTGCTGGACCGAGCAAagagacac CAAATGGTGCATGCGATGAATCAGAGTAAACTGGAGCGTGAGCTTCACCTGCTGGACGATATGATCGAAGCAGTGAGGAAg GCTCTCTCGTCTGTACCTGATGTAGTAAACTCTTGTCCTGAGCTGCAGAAGTTGGTGGAGTATCTCGGCTGA